In Nostoc sphaeroides, the genomic window TAGATTTTGCAGCTTACCTTGCTACCCATTTCCGTATCCCAAAAATCATCTAGACAAGGAAGGAGATTTAATTGCCTGCTGATATAGATACAAAACCAACGCAAAAATTTATCCAGAGAAGCAAAAATATCTTCGTCAGCTTCTTGAAAGTCCAAATAGGCAATTTGATAACCTTGCTCTTTAGCATAAGTAATCATCCGGTTCAGCAGAGAACTTTTTCCGGTTTTTCTCGGTGCTTTGATTCTGATTAAGCAACCAGGGTGTAAAATCTCGTTACAAACAAGTTCTTCTAGAGGAGGGCGATTGATGTAAAGAGGAGAACCTAGTGGTACAGGGCCGCTGGGAAATTCGATCTTGCTTGCTAAAGACAAGTCTGGAGAAACCATTTCTAAGCTAGATTCTTCGCCCAACTTTTCTTGGCTCTGATTCTCCCGATCAGTTATCTTCTCTTGGAGGTATTTATCCAAAGCTAAATGTAGATTTTTTTTCGTTATTTTCTTTCCAAGCGCAACAGAAAGGTCTTGCCACAACTCAGAGCCAACTTCCTTGATGTAATTGTTGCGGTAGCCTGATACCTCTGCCATTTCATCGTAAGTTTTGCCCAACCACGATTGAGATAGCACAAAACATTGAATGGAAGCAAGAGGCTTGTCTTGCAAAATTCTTTCTACTGCTTGCAGAATATCTTCCACGAATATTAATATTAAAGGTTAAACAGTTAATAGAGGCATTTATTCACTTTGGTCTAGTAATAATATACAACCGATTAACAATTTCATTATTCAAAGTTCAAAATTAAAGACACTTCTGGGTTTCTAACAAATAGAGAAATGGGGATTCAGAGACATTACTTCTTCAGTGCCAGAGTTAAGCCATCTGCGATCGCTACTAAACTAAGACTAACTCGCTGGTCTTGATGCAGCTTTTGATTAAAGGCACGAATCTTTTTAGTTCTATTATCTTGCACTTCGGGGTCGGCCACCTTACCTGACCACAGGACATTATCGATCGCAATCAGTCCTCCCGGACGCACTAATTGTAGCGATCGCTCATAATAACCATCATAGTTGCTCTTATCTGCATCGATGAAAGCAAAATCAAAGGTTTCC contains:
- a CDS encoding AAA-like domain-containing protein — translated: MEDILQAVERILQDKPLASIQCFVLSQSWLGKTYDEMAEVSGYRNNYIKEVGSELWQDLSVALGKKITKKNLHLALDKYLQEKITDRENQSQEKLGEESSLEMVSPDLSLASKIEFPSGPVPLGSPLYINRPPLEELVCNEILHPGCLIRIKAPRKTGKSSLLNRMITYAKEQGYQIAYLDFQEADEDIFASLDKFLRWFCIYISRQLNLLPCLDDFWDTEMGSKVSCKIYFEAYLLQYIKQSPVVLALNEVHRVFEHPNIAQDFLPMLRFWHEKAKQDQIWQKLRMVVVHTTEIYIPLKLNQSPFNVGITITLPPFTLNQVQNLALAYGLHWAADSEGAKRLVPLQAMVGGHPYLVSLALYHLCHEEITLEMLLESASTPVGIYSQHLRELLSLLQKEPELMSAMEKVIATDEKVELDAIAAYKLESMGLVQLNGNQAHARCELYRFYFSQQLGRSG